In Agromyces archimandritae, one genomic interval encodes:
- a CDS encoding magnesium transporter MgtE N-terminal domain-containing protein has protein sequence MSATRVFVARLAGCAVFDPAGDRVGKVRDVLVVYRKSDPPRVVGLIVEIPGKRRVFLSIGRVTSIGAGQVITTGLINIRRFEQRGGEVRVIAEMLGRTVSFNDGSGTAVVDDVAIEEKSEGVWEVGQLFVRRPKPTGSPFAKAPTAFVTWKEVREASAPGQSQPAEQLIATYSELKPADLASTMLDLPEQRRRDVAEELPDDRLATVLEEMPEQAQIEILVALGDERAADVLDHMQPDDAADLIAQLPAERGEHLLELMEPEEADDVRFLLAYPADTAGGLMTPEPIIVSADATVAEGLALIRRHDLPPALGAAVFVTLPPYEPPTGRFLGVVHFQRMLRYPPHERLGTLIDQGLDPVTADTSAAEVSRILASYDLVSVPVVDEKHRLVGVVTIDDVLDYLLPEDWRSHPDDDAERRAAARAALTTGSIPIPGRRAGHGAR, from the coding sequence GTGAGTGCAACGAGAGTCTTCGTCGCCCGACTGGCCGGCTGCGCGGTGTTCGATCCCGCAGGCGACCGGGTCGGGAAGGTCCGCGACGTCCTCGTCGTGTACCGCAAATCCGACCCGCCCCGCGTCGTCGGCCTCATCGTCGAGATCCCCGGCAAACGCCGCGTGTTCCTCTCCATCGGCCGGGTGACCTCGATCGGCGCCGGCCAGGTCATCACGACCGGCCTCATCAACATCCGCCGCTTCGAGCAGCGCGGCGGCGAGGTGCGCGTCATCGCCGAAATGCTCGGGCGCACCGTCTCCTTCAACGACGGCAGCGGCACCGCCGTCGTCGACGACGTCGCGATCGAGGAGAAGAGCGAAGGCGTCTGGGAGGTCGGCCAGCTCTTCGTGCGCCGCCCGAAGCCGACCGGCTCGCCCTTCGCGAAGGCGCCGACGGCGTTCGTCACCTGGAAAGAGGTGCGCGAGGCATCCGCCCCCGGCCAGTCGCAACCGGCCGAGCAGCTCATCGCCACCTACTCCGAGCTGAAGCCCGCCGACCTCGCGAGCACCATGCTCGACCTACCAGAGCAGCGCCGCCGCGACGTCGCCGAAGAACTGCCCGACGATCGCCTGGCGACCGTGCTCGAAGAGATGCCCGAGCAGGCGCAGATCGAGATCCTCGTCGCCCTCGGCGACGAACGCGCCGCCGACGTGCTCGACCACATGCAGCCCGACGACGCCGCCGACCTCATCGCGCAGCTGCCCGCCGAACGCGGCGAGCACCTCCTCGAACTCATGGAGCCGGAGGAGGCCGACGATGTGCGGTTCCTCCTCGCCTACCCCGCCGACACCGCCGGCGGCCTCATGACGCCCGAGCCCATCATCGTCTCGGCCGACGCGACCGTCGCCGAGGGCCTCGCCCTCATCCGCCGCCACGACCTGCCGCCGGCGCTCGGCGCCGCCGTCTTCGTGACGCTTCCGCCGTACGAGCCGCCCACCGGCCGATTCCTCGGCGTCGTCCACTTCCAGCGGATGCTGCGCTACCCGCCGCACGAGCGCCTCGGCACCCTCATCGACCAGGGCCTCGACCCCGTCACGGCCGACACCTCCGCCGCCGAGGTCAGCCGCATCCTCGCCAGCTACGACCTCGTCTCCGTGCCCGTCGTCGACGAGAAGCACCGCCTCGTCGGCGTCGTGACCATCGACGACGTGCTCGACTACCTCCTGCCCGAGGACTGGCGAAGTCATCCCGACGACGACGCCGAACGACGCGCGGCCGCCCGTGCCGCGCTGACCACCGGAAGCATCCCCATCCCCGGAAGGAGGGCAGGACATGGCGCGCGCTGA
- a CDS encoding O-methyltransferase produces MSDHDLNWKYVDEAVVESEGIARAAQQSLELGIDAVSPAVGAQLAVMAAAVRAESVIEVGTGVGVSGLWMLQTVPGVHLTSIDAETEYQQHARENFADAGIPPARIRLIAGRAAEVLPRMNEASYDLVFVDADPAAVIEYVEHGLRLAKPGGTVLVAHALWKGRVADPARRDEAATAFRTLIAELAASSAVATAVSPAGDGLLQIVKLGV; encoded by the coding sequence ATGTCGGACCATGACCTGAACTGGAAGTACGTCGACGAGGCGGTCGTCGAGAGCGAGGGGATCGCCCGCGCGGCGCAGCAGTCGCTCGAGCTCGGCATCGACGCCGTCTCCCCCGCGGTCGGCGCACAGCTCGCCGTGATGGCCGCCGCCGTGCGCGCCGAGTCCGTCATCGAGGTCGGCACGGGCGTCGGCGTCTCGGGCCTGTGGATGCTGCAGACCGTGCCGGGCGTGCATCTGACCTCGATCGACGCCGAGACCGAGTACCAGCAGCATGCCCGGGAGAACTTCGCCGACGCGGGCATCCCGCCGGCCCGGATCCGTCTCATCGCCGGCCGCGCCGCCGAGGTGCTGCCGAGGATGAACGAGGCGAGCTACGACCTCGTCTTCGTCGACGCCGACCCGGCGGCCGTCATCGAGTACGTCGAGCACGGCCTCCGTCTCGCCAAGCCCGGGGGCACGGTGCTCGTCGCGCATGCCCTCTGGAAGGGCCGCGTGGCCGATCCGGCCCGCCGCGACGAGGCCGCCACCGCCTTCCGCACCCTCATCGCCGAGCTCGCCGCATCCAGCGCGGTCGCCACCGCCGTCTCCCCCGCCGGCGACGGCCTCCTGCAGATCGTCAAGCTCGGCGTCTGA
- a CDS encoding general stress protein produces MSNPRPMGGRAARVFPTLPSGEDVATFESYEAAQGAVDRLAKAEFPVKSIAIVGNDLTSVERITGKMSWGRAAGGGALTGVWLGTFMGLLLFIFSPTPAAAGILISAILIGAGFGMVFGLVSYSVNRRRRDFTSTMQVVARSYTILAPSELAARARNVLGTEGTIPRPAASGPAPDASGPAPSGPAPVDAPAAPPPGARTYGEALDEARRAARSGAAATPEPQVPAAAAPETAAEPPASGSGPEGEGPAGDADRGSRD; encoded by the coding sequence GTGAGCAATCCCCGGCCGATGGGCGGACGCGCCGCCCGAGTCTTCCCCACGCTGCCGAGCGGCGAGGACGTGGCGACCTTCGAGAGCTACGAGGCCGCGCAGGGCGCCGTCGACCGGCTCGCCAAGGCCGAGTTCCCGGTGAAGTCGATCGCGATCGTCGGCAACGACCTCACGAGCGTGGAGCGCATCACGGGCAAGATGAGCTGGGGGCGCGCGGCCGGCGGCGGGGCGCTGACGGGCGTCTGGCTCGGCACCTTCATGGGTCTGCTGCTGTTCATCTTCTCGCCGACTCCGGCGGCGGCCGGCATCCTCATCTCGGCGATCCTCATCGGTGCCGGTTTCGGCATGGTCTTCGGCCTCGTCTCCTATTCGGTGAACCGTCGCCGGCGCGACTTCACCTCGACGATGCAGGTCGTCGCGCGCAGCTACACGATCCTCGCCCCGAGCGAGCTGGCCGCCCGTGCCCGGAACGTCCTCGGCACCGAGGGCACGATCCCGCGCCCGGCGGCGTCCGGCCCGGCCCCGGATGCGTCCGGCCCGGCCCCGTCGGGGCCTGCCCCGGTGGATGCTCCGGCCGCGCCGCCGCCCGGAGCCCGCACCTACGGTGAGGCGCTCGACGAGGCGCGTCGCGCGGCCCGATCCGGCGCGGCCGCGACGCCGGAACCGCAGGTACCTGCCGCGGCGGCTCCGGAAACGGCCGCCGAGCCGCCGGCGTCGGGTTCCGGCCCCGAGGGCGAGGGGCCGGCCGGCGACGCCGATCGCGGATCCCGCGACTGA
- a CDS encoding DUF1003 domain-containing protein, which yields MARAEQPERRFDTPKGLGRGRGDDNDRFGRFTELVARGMGTPWFLFGLSLFVAVWMLWNTLAPADWQFDRADYGFIALTLVLSLQASYAAPLILLAQNRQDDRDRVQIEQDRQRAERNLADTEYLAREVVALRLAMKDLASRDFIRAELRSLLEEMDKRDESESQEEDDHARTRS from the coding sequence ATGGCGCGCGCTGAGCAGCCCGAACGTCGATTCGACACCCCGAAAGGGCTCGGACGGGGTCGCGGCGACGACAACGACCGCTTCGGCCGCTTCACCGAACTCGTGGCGCGCGGCATGGGCACCCCCTGGTTCCTCTTCGGGCTCTCGCTGTTCGTCGCGGTGTGGATGCTGTGGAACACGCTCGCCCCGGCCGACTGGCAGTTCGACCGCGCCGACTACGGCTTCATCGCCCTGACGCTCGTGCTCTCGCTGCAGGCCTCCTACGCGGCGCCCCTCATCCTCCTCGCCCAGAACCGGCAGGACGACCGCGACCGCGTGCAGATCGAGCAGGACCGTCAGCGCGCCGAACGCAACCTCGCCGACACCGAATACCTCGCCCGCGAGGTCGTCGCCCTCCGCCTCGCGATGAAGGACCTCGCCTCGCGCGACTTCATTCGCGCCGAGCTCCGCTCCCTCCTCGAGGAGATGGACAAACGCGACGAATCCGAATCCCAGGAGGAGGACGACCATGCCCGAACCCGCAGCTGA
- the dapE gene encoding succinyl-diaminopimelate desuccinylase yields MPDAPASALRPLDLGEGVVEISRRLVDVPSVSGDEASLADLIEAALAGAEHLELVRDGDAIVARTGLGRPVRVVIAGHIDTVPINGNVPGEIRTVDGEEVLWGRGSVDMKAGVAVQLKLAAELVAPAVDVTWIWYDHEEVEASKNGLARLARTRPELLAGDFAVLGEPTAGEVEGGCNGTLRVVLTARGRRAHSARAWMGENAIHALAPALERLAAYEPATIEVDGLAYREGLNAVAIGGGVAGNVIPDLATLTVNYRFAPDKTAAEAEARMRELFPEYELVVDDASEGARPGLDAPIAQEFLRAVDAVARPKYGWTDVARFSALGIPAVNFGPGDPSLAHADDERVPSAQIEHCERALRAWLIGG; encoded by the coding sequence ATGCCCGACGCGCCCGCCTCAGCCCTCCGGCCGCTCGATCTCGGCGAGGGGGTCGTGGAGATCAGCCGGCGCCTCGTCGACGTGCCCTCGGTCTCCGGCGACGAGGCATCCCTCGCCGACCTCATCGAGGCGGCGCTCGCCGGCGCGGAGCATTTGGAACTCGTGCGCGACGGCGACGCGATCGTCGCCCGCACCGGGCTCGGCCGGCCCGTGCGCGTCGTGATCGCCGGCCACATCGACACCGTGCCGATCAACGGCAACGTGCCGGGCGAGATCCGCACCGTCGACGGCGAGGAGGTGCTCTGGGGGCGCGGCTCGGTCGACATGAAGGCCGGCGTCGCCGTGCAGCTGAAGCTCGCCGCCGAGCTCGTCGCCCCCGCCGTCGACGTCACCTGGATCTGGTACGACCACGAGGAGGTCGAGGCGAGCAAGAACGGCCTCGCCCGGCTCGCGCGCACGCGCCCCGAGCTGCTCGCCGGCGACTTCGCGGTGCTCGGCGAGCCGACCGCCGGCGAGGTCGAGGGCGGCTGCAACGGCACCTTGCGCGTCGTGCTGACCGCGCGCGGGCGGCGGGCCCACTCGGCCCGCGCCTGGATGGGCGAGAATGCGATCCACGCCCTCGCCCCGGCCCTCGAACGCCTCGCCGCCTACGAACCGGCGACGATCGAGGTCGACGGGCTCGCCTACCGCGAGGGGCTGAACGCCGTCGCGATCGGCGGCGGCGTCGCCGGCAACGTCATCCCCGATCTCGCGACGCTCACCGTGAACTACCGTTTCGCACCCGACAAGACGGCCGCCGAGGCCGAGGCGCGCATGCGCGAGCTCTTCCCCGAGTACGAGCTCGTCGTCGACGACGCCTCCGAGGGGGCCAGGCCGGGCCTCGACGCCCCGATCGCGCAGGAGTTCCTGCGGGCGGTGGATGCCGTGGCGCGGCCGAAGTACGGCTGGACCGACGTCGCCCGGTTCAGCGCCCTCGGCATCCCGGCGGTCAATTTCGGCCCGGGCGACCCGTCGCTCGCCCATGCCGACGACGAGCGGGTGCCGTCGGCTCAGATCGAGCACTGCGAGCGGGCGCTGCGGGCGTGGCTGATCGGGGGGTAG
- a CDS encoding MFS transporter: MAAPERTRARTPAAGALPAGTIARYAIGSLGTGGFATLPGLVLVFYLTDTLGVSPLAAGIVVTAAKVWDVLIDPFIGVASDRSLVVRGSRRPFMLTGAIMLPLAFLATFAVPADTPPAAAGLWVAVAFLLTATAFSLFQVPYIALPAELSDDYDERTRLLTWRVVVLSIAILLFGAGGPALRDLGGDEYAGYLVMALVAGLAIGAGMLVAATTAKRTDAGPGPVRAASAPRAAIREGYAAGLAALRRSGAFRTLLAAFVLQGLATGLMLAGANYVAVWVLHSDAALTFLFVALIGPAVLCAPLWGLLADRIGKERAFAAASVLFALAAASLTVMLWAPGAWVYAPIALAGAAYAGMQSMPMAMLPDVISHDAERHGPGRAGAFGGVWTAGETTGMALGATVLTIVLAATGYLESSGGTELSQPDSAVAGIVVAFSIVPAVLVGLSLLALARYPLRRADITTRPGTESPRP, from the coding sequence ATGGCCGCACCGGAGCGCACCCGAGCGCGTACCCCCGCCGCCGGCGCCCTGCCGGCCGGAACGATCGCCCGCTACGCGATCGGCTCGCTCGGCACCGGCGGATTCGCCACGCTGCCCGGCCTCGTCCTCGTCTTCTACCTGACCGACACCCTCGGCGTCTCCCCGCTCGCCGCCGGCATCGTCGTCACCGCCGCGAAGGTGTGGGATGTGCTCATCGATCCCTTCATCGGCGTCGCCAGCGACCGATCGCTGGTGGTCCGCGGATCGCGCCGGCCCTTCATGCTCACCGGCGCGATCATGCTGCCGCTCGCCTTCCTCGCGACCTTCGCCGTGCCGGCAGACACCCCGCCGGCGGCCGCCGGGCTCTGGGTCGCCGTCGCGTTCCTCCTCACGGCGACCGCATTCAGCCTCTTCCAGGTCCCCTACATCGCCCTGCCCGCCGAACTCAGCGACGACTACGACGAACGCACCCGCCTGCTCACCTGGCGCGTCGTCGTGCTCTCCATCGCGATCCTCCTCTTCGGCGCCGGCGGGCCGGCCCTCCGCGACCTCGGCGGCGACGAATACGCCGGCTACCTCGTCATGGCGCTCGTGGCCGGCCTCGCCATCGGCGCCGGGATGCTCGTGGCCGCGACGACCGCGAAGCGGACGGATGCCGGGCCGGGGCCGGTGCGTGCGGCATCCGCACCCCGCGCCGCGATCCGCGAGGGGTATGCCGCCGGGCTCGCCGCCCTCCGCCGCAGCGGCGCCTTCCGCACGCTGCTCGCCGCCTTCGTGCTGCAGGGCCTGGCCACCGGCCTCATGCTCGCCGGCGCGAACTACGTCGCCGTCTGGGTGCTGCACTCCGATGCGGCGCTCACCTTCCTCTTCGTCGCCCTCATCGGACCTGCCGTGCTCTGCGCGCCGCTCTGGGGGCTCTTGGCCGACCGCATCGGCAAAGAGCGCGCCTTCGCCGCGGCGAGCGTGCTGTTCGCGCTCGCCGCGGCGAGCCTCACCGTCATGCTGTGGGCCCCGGGCGCCTGGGTGTACGCGCCGATCGCGCTCGCCGGCGCCGCGTACGCCGGCATGCAGTCGATGCCGATGGCGATGCTGCCCGACGTCATCTCGCACGACGCCGAACGGCACGGCCCGGGCCGCGCCGGCGCCTTCGGAGGCGTCTGGACGGCGGGGGAGACGACCGGCATGGCCCTCGGCGCCACCGTGCTCACGATCGTCCTGGCCGCCACCGGCTACCTCGAGTCCAGCGGCGGCACCGAACTCTCCCAGCCCGACTCGGCGGTCGCCGGCATCGTCGTCGCCTTCAGCATCGTGCCCGCCGTGCTCGTCGGCCTCAGCCTGCTCGCCCTGGCCCGCTACCCGCTGCGGCGAGCCGACATCACCACCCGGCCCGGAACGGAGAGCCCCCGCCCATGA
- a CDS encoding Mrp/NBP35 family ATP-binding protein has translation MPEPAAETAEASELERRVRGALATVIDPEIRRPITELDMVGDVSEADDGTVDVGIKLTIVGCPAADRIERDVRRAAERVVGDGNARIAVSVMSPEERKTLTGRLRGTKVARGIPYGPDSLTRVYAITSGKGGVGKSTVTANLAVALAERGLKVGVIDADVHGFSIPGLFGLAADDGTAPKPTKVGDMMLPPVAYGVKVISIGMFLDVPEGQRAASQAVAWRGPMLHRTIAQFLTDVYFGDLDVLLLDLPPGTGDVAISVGQLLPNAEVVVVTTPQPAAADVAERSGVVARQTGQSVIGVVENMAGLPQPGGGVLELFGSGGGEEVAKRLSESQEHPVELLASIPLSLALREGGDAGRPVVIADPADPAAVAISALAERIAARPRALQGRSLGVSTR, from the coding sequence ATGCCCGAACCCGCAGCTGAGACCGCCGAGGCCAGCGAGCTCGAACGTCGCGTCCGCGGGGCCCTCGCGACCGTCATCGACCCCGAGATCCGCCGCCCGATCACCGAACTCGACATGGTCGGCGACGTGAGCGAGGCCGACGACGGCACCGTCGACGTCGGCATCAAGCTCACCATCGTCGGCTGCCCCGCCGCCGACCGCATCGAACGCGATGTGCGCCGGGCCGCCGAACGCGTCGTCGGCGACGGCAACGCCCGCATCGCCGTGAGCGTCATGAGCCCCGAGGAGCGCAAGACCCTCACCGGGCGGCTGCGCGGCACGAAGGTCGCCCGCGGCATCCCGTACGGCCCCGACTCGCTCACCCGCGTCTACGCGATCACGAGCGGCAAAGGCGGCGTCGGCAAGTCCACCGTGACCGCGAACCTCGCCGTCGCCCTCGCCGAACGGGGCCTCAAGGTCGGCGTGATCGACGCCGACGTGCACGGCTTCTCGATCCCGGGCCTGTTCGGCCTCGCCGCCGACGACGGAACCGCGCCCAAGCCGACGAAGGTCGGCGACATGATGCTGCCGCCCGTCGCCTACGGCGTCAAAGTCATCTCCATCGGGATGTTCCTCGACGTGCCCGAAGGCCAGCGCGCCGCCTCGCAGGCGGTCGCCTGGCGCGGCCCCATGCTGCACCGCACGATCGCGCAGTTCCTCACCGACGTCTACTTCGGCGACCTCGACGTGCTGCTGCTCGACCTGCCGCCCGGCACCGGCGACGTCGCGATCTCCGTCGGCCAGCTGCTGCCGAACGCCGAGGTCGTCGTCGTCACCACCCCGCAGCCGGCCGCCGCCGACGTCGCCGAACGCTCCGGCGTCGTCGCACGCCAGACCGGGCAGAGCGTCATCGGCGTCGTCGAGAACATGGCCGGGCTCCCCCAGCCCGGCGGCGGCGTGCTCGAGCTCTTCGGCTCCGGCGGCGGCGAAGAGGTCGCCAAGCGCCTCTCCGAATCGCAGGAGCACCCCGTCGAACTGCTCGCCTCGATCCCGCTGAGCCTCGCCCTCCGCGAGGGCGGAGACGCCGGCCGACCCGTCGTGATCGCCGACCCCGCCGACCCGGCGGCCGTCGCCATCAGCGCCCTCGCCGAACGCATCGCCGCCCGGCCCCGCGCCCTGCAGGGCCGCTCGCTCGGCGTCAGCACCCGCTGA
- a CDS encoding DUF3117 domain-containing protein has translation MAAMKPRTGDGPMEAVKEGRLIIVRVPLEGGGRLVVSVNDAEAKELYDVLGGVVGAA, from the coding sequence ATGGCGGCCATGAAGCCACGCACCGGAGACGGACCAATGGAGGCCGTGAAGGAGGGTCGCCTCATCATCGTGCGCGTTCCTCTCGAAGGCGGCGGCCGGCTCGTCGTCTCGGTGAACGATGCTGAGGCGAAGGAGCTCTACGACGTCCTCGGGGGCGTCGTCGGCGCCGCCTGA
- a CDS encoding twin-arginine translocase TatA/TatE family subunit, with protein MFGGLTFDKLLLIGVIAVFLIGPDRLPHYAAQLGRLVRSLRDLASGAKNRMREEMGPEFDEVDWQQLDPRRYDPRRIIRDALSDADPFAEPGAPSIGRSAQATAAPATASGSRPEPLAPGEPAPFDAEAT; from the coding sequence GTGTTCGGTGGTCTGACGTTCGACAAGCTCCTCCTCATCGGGGTGATCGCCGTCTTCCTCATCGGCCCCGATCGTCTGCCGCACTACGCCGCGCAGCTCGGACGCCTCGTCCGCTCCCTGCGCGACCTCGCGAGCGGTGCGAAGAACCGGATGCGCGAAGAGATGGGCCCCGAATTCGACGAGGTCGACTGGCAGCAGCTGGATCCGCGCCGCTACGACCCGCGGCGCATCATCCGCGACGCCCTCTCGGATGCAGACCCGTTCGCCGAGCCCGGCGCGCCTTCGATCGGCCGCTCCGCACAGGCGACGGCCGCCCCGGCGACCGCTTCGGGATCCCGCCCGGAACCGCTCGCCCCCGGAGAACCGGCACCGTTCGACGCCGAAGCGACCTGA
- a CDS encoding succinic semialdehyde dehydrogenase, whose translation MPAPSQATARFADLADDVVASGDTRIPVPTPSTGETLHELPQSSADDVRDAFARARLAQLAWARAGFAKRREILLRAHDLILERDEDLLDLIQLESGKTRGQAFEEVFCAAMVTRYNALSAKRVLRGRRRRAGVPTVVSTRVRYRPKGAVGVVTPWNYALSLAAMDVIPALAAGCAVVQKADDQGALSILALRRAFIDAGVPETVWAVVCGTAGEVGESLTDEADYICFTGSTATGRGIAEKAGRRLVGASLELGGKNAMIVTDDVDPATAAADSAYACFAAMGQLCVSVERIYVDRKVAGAYTEALVDRLRHATLGSAHDYSADFGSLASAKQLERVTAHLEDALAKGATVLVGGRPRPDIGPWFFEPTILTGVTPEMTVYAEETFGAIASLYLTEDDEEAIFAANRSEYGLNAAVLSGSVRRAQRIADRLEVGSVNINEGYRASFSSVDAPMGGAKQSGLGRRNGPEGLLRFVEPVTISAMTGVLPFAREGRDYPALASLMVLLASALRAIRRR comes from the coding sequence ATGCCAGCCCCGTCCCAGGCCACAGCCCGCTTCGCAGACCTCGCCGACGACGTCGTCGCCTCGGGCGATACGCGCATCCCCGTGCCCACCCCCTCCACGGGGGAGACCCTGCACGAGCTGCCGCAGTCCAGCGCGGATGACGTGCGCGACGCCTTCGCGCGGGCGAGGCTCGCCCAGCTCGCGTGGGCCCGCGCCGGTTTCGCGAAGCGTCGCGAGATCCTGCTGCGCGCCCACGACCTCATCCTGGAGCGCGACGAGGACCTCCTCGACCTCATCCAGCTCGAGAGCGGCAAGACCCGCGGGCAGGCGTTCGAGGAGGTGTTCTGCGCGGCGATGGTGACGCGCTACAACGCCCTCTCGGCCAAGCGCGTGCTCCGGGGCCGACGCCGGCGTGCCGGAGTGCCGACGGTCGTCTCCACGCGCGTCCGTTACCGCCCGAAGGGGGCCGTCGGCGTCGTGACGCCGTGGAACTATGCGCTGAGCCTTGCGGCGATGGATGTCATCCCGGCGCTCGCGGCCGGCTGCGCCGTCGTGCAGAAGGCCGACGATCAGGGGGCGCTCTCGATCCTGGCGCTGCGGCGTGCCTTCATCGACGCCGGCGTTCCGGAGACCGTATGGGCGGTCGTGTGCGGCACCGCCGGCGAGGTCGGCGAGAGCCTCACCGACGAGGCCGACTACATCTGTTTCACGGGGTCGACGGCCACCGGCCGCGGCATCGCCGAGAAGGCCGGGCGTCGCCTCGTGGGCGCCTCCCTCGAGCTCGGCGGCAAGAACGCGATGATCGTCACCGACGATGTGGATCCGGCGACCGCGGCCGCCGATTCCGCATACGCGTGCTTCGCCGCCATGGGGCAGCTGTGCGTCTCGGTCGAGCGGATCTACGTCGACCGCAAGGTCGCCGGCGCCTACACGGAGGCCCTGGTGGATCGGCTCCGGCACGCGACGCTCGGCTCGGCGCACGACTACTCGGCCGATTTCGGCTCGCTGGCCTCCGCGAAGCAGCTGGAGCGCGTCACCGCCCACCTGGAGGATGCGCTCGCGAAGGGTGCGACGGTGCTCGTCGGCGGCCGGCCGCGACCCGACATCGGCCCGTGGTTCTTCGAGCCGACGATCCTCACCGGCGTCACACCCGAGATGACCGTCTACGCGGAGGAGACCTTCGGCGCGATCGCCTCCCTGTACCTCACGGAGGACGACGAAGAGGCGATCTTCGCCGCGAACCGCAGCGAGTACGGGCTGAACGCGGCCGTGCTCTCGGGCTCGGTGCGCCGCGCCCAGCGCATCGCCGACCGCCTCGAGGTGGGTTCGGTGAACATCAACGAGGGCTACCGGGCGAGCTTCTCCTCGGTGGATGCGCCGATGGGCGGGGCCAAGCAGTCGGGCCTCGGGCGTCGGAACGGCCCCGAGGGGCTGCTGCGCTTCGTCGAGCCGGTGACGATCTCGGCGATGACGGGCGTGCTGCCGTTCGCGCGGGAGGGTCGGGACTATCCGGCGCTCGCCTCCCTCATGGTGCTGCTCGCCAGTGCGCTGCGCGCGATCCGCCGTCGCTGA
- a CDS encoding pyridoxal phosphate-dependent decarboxylase family protein produces the protein MTTPPMTTPDEMLARLERLRDADAPTHGGRVLSYVYDSGRAELDELAARAARLVQPVNGLDPTTFTSVAVMESEVIGFARTAFHGDDDVVGSVTSGGTESCLLAVKGARDAWRAAGGQGTPRLLAPTTVHAAFHKAARYFGLELDLVPVDPASGTPSIDAVAERLGDDVALLVASAPSYPVAALDPVVALAELAAARGIALHVDACIGGFALAFWPEETPLWDFRIPGVTSLSADLHKYGYAPKGVSVLLTRGRDRQRRQYFATTEWPGYPVVNPTMTGSKPAGPLAAAWAIAGTLGAAGFAELAGETARATRAVRGAVDAIEGLRVVGEPTGPLLAVACDEACEPASRVDPHHWADAVREAGFVLQLQPGLAQADGTRLPHTTHLTITPVTLGVLGELLPALAAGADRVRGVPRVDPQAVLGELLAAAGGGAPLDPAVLAGALDSDSAFALLTAAGLFGAGGALPDRLAPVLALVEALPAAVTERLLVELLARVVEPRSA, from the coding sequence ATGACCACCCCGCCCATGACGACCCCCGACGAAATGCTCGCCCGCCTCGAACGCCTCCGCGACGCCGACGCCCCGACCCACGGCGGCCGCGTGCTCTCCTACGTCTACGACTCCGGCCGCGCCGAACTCGACGAACTCGCCGCCCGTGCCGCCCGCCTCGTCCAGCCCGTCAACGGCCTCGACCCGACGACCTTCACCTCGGTCGCCGTCATGGAGTCCGAGGTCATCGGCTTCGCCCGCACCGCCTTCCACGGCGACGACGACGTCGTCGGATCCGTCACCTCCGGCGGCACCGAGAGCTGCCTCCTCGCCGTCAAGGGCGCCCGCGACGCCTGGCGGGCCGCCGGCGGGCAGGGCACCCCCCGCCTCCTCGCCCCGACGACCGTGCACGCGGCCTTCCACAAAGCGGCCCGCTATTTCGGGCTCGAGCTCGACCTCGTGCCCGTCGACCCCGCGAGCGGCACCCCGTCCATCGACGCCGTGGCCGAACGCCTCGGCGACGACGTCGCCCTGCTCGTGGCGAGCGCCCCCTCGTATCCCGTCGCCGCCCTCGACCCCGTCGTCGCCCTCGCCGAACTCGCCGCCGCGCGCGGCATCGCCCTCCACGTCGACGCCTGCATCGGCGGCTTCGCACTCGCGTTCTGGCCGGAGGAGACCCCGCTGTGGGACTTCCGCATCCCGGGCGTCACGAGCCTCTCCGCCGACCTGCACAAGTACGGGTACGCGCCCAAGGGCGTCTCGGTGCTGCTCACCCGCGGCCGCGACCGCCAGCGCCGCCAGTACTTCGCGACCACGGAATGGCCCGGATACCCGGTCGTGAACCCGACGATGACCGGCTCGAAGCCGGCCGGGCCGCTCGCCGCGGCCTGGGCCATCGCCGGCACCCTCGGGGCGGCCGGATTCGCCGAGCTCGCCGGCGAGACCGCCCGTGCGACGCGTGCCGTGCGCGGGGCCGTCGATGCGATCGAGGGCCTCCGCGTCGTCGGTGAACCGACCGGGCCGCTGCTCGCGGTCGCGTGCGACGAGGCGTGCGAACCGGCATCCCGCGTCGACCCGCACCATTGGGCCGATGCGGTGCGCGAAGCCGGCTTCGTGCTGCAGCTGCAGCCCGGCCTCGCGCAGGCCGACGGCACCCGCCTGCCGCACACGACCCATCTCACGATCACGCCCGTGACCCTCGGGGTGCTTGGCGAACTGCTGCCGGCGCTCGCCGCCGGCGCCGACCGGGTGCGGGGCGTGCCGCGCGTCGACCCGCAGGCGGTGCTCGGTGAGCTGCTCGCCGCAGCCGGCGGCGGGGCGCCCCTCGACCCTGCGGTGCTCGCCGGCGCTCTCGATTCCGACTCCGCGTTCGCGCTCCTCACGGCCGCCGGCCTCTTCGGCGCCGGCGGAGCGCTGCCCGATCGCCTCGCGCCCGTGCTCGCGCTCGTCGAGGCGCTGCCGGCAGCGGTCACCGAACGGCTGCTCGTCGAACTGCTCGCGCGCGTCGTCGAGCCGCGGAGCGCGTAG